The Planococcus donghaensis genome contains a region encoding:
- the dnaN gene encoding DNA polymerase III subunit beta translates to MKFEIKRERLVEGLNDVMKAVSSKTTIPILTGIKMDVSSEGMRLTGSDSDITIQTFIPAEEDGEQIIQVTNGGSIVLQAKVFGEIIRKLPTNEVEIEITGNFQTHIRSGKSEFHLIGLDAMDYPQLPDIQDDRLFTIPADLLKTINRETVFAVSSSETRPVLTGVHWEVKDGELVCVATDSHRLARRKTKLETLPEGEYSVVIPGKSLTELNKILDDTSEAVEIVMTNQQVLFKSKHILFFSRLLEGNYPDTSRLIPAEYKTTVTVNGRSLLQAIDRASLLAREERNNVVRFSAKEGTDVEVSSNSPEVGKVEEQLQAQSIEGEELKISFSAKFMMDALKAIDGQDVVIQFTGAMRPFILKSALDDSILQLILPVRTY, encoded by the coding sequence ATGAAATTCGAGATAAAACGTGAGCGACTAGTTGAAGGATTAAACGATGTAATGAAAGCAGTAAGTTCAAAAACAACCATTCCGATTTTAACGGGGATTAAAATGGATGTGTCTTCAGAAGGAATGAGATTAACAGGAAGTGATTCGGATATTACAATCCAAACATTTATTCCTGCAGAAGAAGATGGCGAACAAATCATCCAAGTTACTAATGGAGGAAGCATTGTTCTTCAAGCTAAAGTTTTCGGCGAAATCATCCGTAAGTTGCCAACAAACGAAGTTGAAATTGAAATTACAGGAAACTTCCAAACACATATCCGTTCAGGAAAATCTGAATTTCATTTAATCGGCTTGGATGCAATGGATTATCCACAATTACCTGATATTCAAGACGATCGCTTGTTTACCATTCCAGCAGATCTATTAAAAACGATTAACCGTGAAACGGTGTTTGCTGTTTCAAGTTCAGAAACACGTCCTGTACTAACAGGCGTTCACTGGGAAGTGAAAGATGGCGAATTGGTTTGTGTGGCAACAGATAGTCACCGTCTAGCTCGTCGTAAAACAAAACTTGAGACATTGCCAGAAGGGGAGTACAGCGTTGTAATTCCAGGGAAAAGCTTAACTGAGCTTAACAAAATCCTTGATGACACTTCTGAAGCAGTTGAAATCGTGATGACGAACCAACAAGTATTGTTCAAGTCAAAACACATTCTTTTCTTTTCTCGTCTATTAGAAGGCAACTATCCAGATACAAGTCGTTTAATTCCAGCGGAATACAAAACAACTGTAACTGTAAACGGCCGTTCACTTTTACAAGCAATCGATCGTGCGTCTTTGTTAGCTCGAGAAGAACGTAATAATGTAGTGCGCTTTTCTGCAAAAGAAGGTACTGATGTTGAAGTTTCTTCTAATTCACCTGAAGTAGGTAAAGTAGAAGAGCAATTGCAAGCTCAAAGTATAGAAGGAGAAGAACTAAAAATCTCTTTCAGCGCTAAATTCATGATGGATGCACTTAAAGCCATCGATGGACAAGATGTGGTGATTCAATTTACTGGAGCTATGCGTCCATTTATCTTGAAATCAGCATTAGATGACTCAATTTTGCAGTTGATTCTTCCTGTCCGAACATATTAA
- the gyrA gene encoding DNA gyrase subunit A, with translation MAERPSSGVEEINISTEMRTSFLDYAMSVIVSRALPDVRDGLKPVHRRILYAMHDLGITADKGYKKSARIVGDVIGKYHPHGDSAVYETMVRMAQDFSYRYMLVDGHGNFGSVDGDSAAAMRYTESKMSKISMELLRDLNKNTVDYRDNYDGQEKEPIVLPSRFPNLLVNGTSGIAVGMATNIPPHHLGETIDAVLALADNPAITTEELMEHIEGPDFPTGGIILGRSGIRRAYETGKGSVLIRSVVDIETKPNGKEVIIVNEIPFQVNKARLIEKIAELVRDKKIDGITDLRDESDRNGMRIVIEVRRDASASVLLNNLYKQTAMQTSFGLNMLALVDGRPKVLSLKEILFHYLEHQKVVIRRRTQFELTKAEDRAHILEGLRIALDHIDAIIALIRGSQTAEQARNGLMTDFNLTERQSQAILDMRLQRLTGLERDKIEEEYQALVKLIEELRYILANEYRILEIIKEEMLEIKDRFSDKRRTEITTGGAEMFEDEDLIPVEATVLTLTHNGYIKRLPANTYRSQKRGGRGVQGMGTNEDDFVEHLLYTSTHDTILFFTNKGKVYRKKGYQIPEYGRTAKGLPLVNLLEISKEEKVTAVIRVKEFKEDSFFFFTTREGLSKRTPVTNYANIRQNGLIAISLREEDELISVKLTDGTKEMVIGTKDGALIRFPETDIRSMGRTASGVRGIRLREGDAVVGMEILDPNDNVLVITEKGYGKQTKESEYRVQSRGGMGIKTCQITDKNGPLVAVRTVNGTEDIMLITVNGILIRMDVNDISTTGRSTQGVRLIRLGDDEVVATVAKVKKDIDVPEELEEGEEDNAETTINENSEANESVVDDQVSSIEETPEKDGE, from the coding sequence ATGGCTGAACGGCCGAGCAGTGGTGTTGAAGAAATAAATATAAGTACGGAAATGCGGACTTCATTTTTAGATTATGCGATGAGTGTTATTGTGTCCCGTGCCTTACCGGATGTACGTGATGGATTAAAGCCAGTTCATCGCCGCATTCTTTATGCAATGCATGATTTAGGAATTACAGCAGATAAAGGCTATAAAAAATCAGCGCGTATCGTCGGAGATGTAATTGGTAAATACCATCCTCACGGTGACTCAGCTGTTTATGAAACAATGGTTCGGATGGCGCAAGATTTTAGTTACCGTTACATGCTTGTTGATGGACACGGTAACTTCGGATCAGTTGATGGAGATTCTGCGGCGGCAATGCGTTATACAGAATCCAAAATGTCGAAAATTTCGATGGAATTATTACGTGATTTAAATAAAAACACGGTTGATTATCGCGATAACTATGATGGCCAAGAAAAAGAACCAATCGTATTGCCAAGTCGATTCCCAAACCTTTTAGTAAACGGTACATCAGGGATCGCTGTTGGTATGGCTACGAATATTCCGCCACACCATTTAGGTGAAACAATTGATGCGGTTTTGGCACTTGCTGATAATCCAGCAATCACAACGGAAGAGCTAATGGAACATATTGAAGGACCTGATTTCCCGACTGGTGGTATTATCCTCGGCCGTAGCGGGATTCGTCGTGCTTACGAAACAGGGAAAGGTTCTGTTTTAATTCGTTCTGTTGTAGATATTGAAACAAAACCAAATGGCAAAGAAGTCATTATCGTTAACGAAATTCCTTTCCAAGTCAATAAAGCTCGATTGATTGAAAAAATCGCAGAACTTGTGCGTGACAAGAAAATTGACGGCATTACTGATTTACGTGATGAGTCTGACCGTAACGGCATGCGCATCGTCATCGAAGTTCGCCGAGATGCTAGTGCAAGTGTTCTTTTAAATAATTTATATAAACAAACGGCGATGCAAACAAGCTTTGGTCTTAATATGCTGGCACTTGTAGATGGCAGACCCAAAGTGCTGAGCTTAAAAGAAATTCTTTTCCATTACCTTGAGCATCAAAAAGTGGTGATTCGTCGTCGCACACAGTTCGAATTGACGAAAGCAGAAGACCGCGCTCATATTTTGGAAGGTTTGCGAATTGCCTTAGATCATATTGATGCCATTATTGCGTTGATTCGTGGATCTCAAACGGCAGAACAAGCGCGCAATGGCTTAATGACGGATTTCAATTTAACTGAACGCCAATCTCAAGCCATTTTAGATATGCGCTTGCAACGTTTAACTGGGTTGGAACGAGATAAAATTGAAGAAGAATATCAAGCATTAGTGAAATTAATTGAAGAATTGAGATATATTCTTGCAAATGAATACCGCATTCTTGAAATCATTAAAGAAGAAATGCTTGAAATTAAAGACCGTTTCAGCGATAAGCGTAGAACTGAAATTACGACTGGCGGAGCGGAAATGTTTGAAGATGAAGATTTGATCCCGGTGGAAGCAACGGTATTAACATTGACGCATAACGGTTATATCAAACGTTTGCCGGCGAACACTTACCGTAGTCAAAAACGTGGTGGACGTGGTGTACAAGGAATGGGCACAAACGAAGATGATTTTGTCGAACATTTATTGTATACATCAACTCACGACACAATCTTGTTCTTTACGAACAAAGGGAAAGTATATCGTAAAAAAGGATATCAAATTCCTGAATATGGCCGCACTGCCAAAGGCTTACCATTGGTCAACCTTTTGGAAATTAGTAAAGAAGAGAAAGTTACAGCTGTTATTCGTGTGAAAGAATTCAAAGAAGACTCATTCTTCTTCTTTACAACACGTGAAGGTCTTAGCAAACGGACCCCTGTAACAAATTATGCCAACATCCGTCAAAATGGTTTGATTGCGATCAGTCTTCGTGAAGAAGATGAGCTCATTTCAGTGAAACTAACAGATGGCACTAAGGAAATGGTCATCGGTACTAAAGATGGCGCATTGATTCGTTTCCCAGAAACCGATATTCGCAGCATGGGCCGAACAGCTAGTGGAGTTCGTGGCATTCGTCTTCGTGAAGGCGACGCAGTAGTCGGTATGGAGATTTTGGATCCTAACGACAATGTATTGGTTATTACGGAGAAAGGATATGGTAAGCAGACGAAAGAATCTGAGTACCGTGTTCAATCTCGTGGTGGTATGGGAATCAAGACGTGTCAGATTACAGACAAAAACGGACCACTTGTTGCGGTGCGGACTGTTAACGGCACAGAAGATATCATGCTAATCACGGTTAATGGTATTTTAATTCGTATGGATGTTAACGATATTTCAACTACAGGTAGAAGCACCCAAGGCGTTCGTTTAATTCGATTAGGTGACGACGAGGTAGTAGCGACTGTAGCTAAAGTTAAAAAGGATATCGACGTGCCGGAAGAGTTAGAAGAAGGCGAAGAAGATAATGCTGAAACAACAATCAACGAAAATTCTGAAGCAAACGAAAGTGTTGTAGACGATCAAGTTAGTTCTATAGAAGAAACGCCAGAAAAAGATGGAGAATAA
- the gyrB gene encoding DNA topoisomerase (ATP-hydrolyzing) subunit B codes for MAMEEKGLQGSYEASQIQVLEGLEAVRKRPGMYIGSTGARGLHHLVWEIVDNSIDEALAGHCTEIRVSIEPDNWIRVEDNGRGIPVGMQEKMGRPAVEVIMTVLHAGGKFGGGGYKVSGGLHGVGASVVNALSETTEVYVNRDEKRHYIKFERGAVTEELKVIGDSDHTGTTIRFKADAEIFKETTVYEFDILDHRLRELAYLNRGLKIVVKDEREGEEKEKVYHFEGGIKSYVEHLNKSKDPLHEEAIFVEAERDGITVEVAMQYNAGYAANIFSFANNINTHEGGTHESGFKTALTRVVNDYGRKKGMLKEQDLNLTGDDVREGLTAIISVKHPDPQFEGQTKTKLGNTEVSTIVNNLFSNGFERFLLENPAVSKKIVEKGIMASHARMAAKKAREFTRRKSVLEVSSLPGKLADCSSRDPKISEIYIVEGDSAGGSAKSGRDRHFQAILPLRGKILNVEKARLDRILTNDEIRNIITALGTGIGEEFNLEKARYHKIVIMTDADVDGAHIRTLLLTFLFRYMRPLLEAGYIYIAQPPLFQIKQGKHVEYVYTDAQLKTALENLSPTPKPNIQRYKGLGEMNATQLWDTTMDPDVRTLLQVTLNDAMVADETFHILMGDEVEPRRNFIEENAKYVKNLDV; via the coding sequence ATGGCTATGGAAGAAAAAGGTCTACAAGGATCATATGAAGCGAGTCAGATTCAAGTACTAGAAGGATTAGAAGCGGTTCGTAAAAGACCAGGTATGTATATAGGATCTACAGGTGCAAGAGGGCTACACCATTTAGTTTGGGAAATTGTTGATAATAGTATCGATGAAGCATTGGCTGGTCATTGTACAGAGATTCGTGTATCGATCGAACCGGACAATTGGATTCGTGTAGAAGATAATGGACGCGGAATTCCTGTTGGGATGCAAGAGAAAATGGGGCGTCCAGCAGTAGAAGTTATTATGACCGTCCTTCATGCAGGCGGTAAATTTGGTGGCGGCGGTTACAAAGTATCCGGTGGTCTCCACGGCGTAGGCGCTTCTGTAGTAAACGCTTTGTCTGAAACAACTGAAGTATATGTAAATCGCGATGAAAAAAGACATTATATTAAATTTGAGCGTGGAGCGGTCACCGAAGAACTGAAAGTGATTGGAGATTCAGATCACACAGGGACGACAATCCGTTTTAAAGCAGATGCAGAAATCTTCAAAGAAACTACGGTTTATGAATTTGATATTTTAGACCATCGCTTGCGTGAACTTGCTTACTTAAACCGTGGCTTGAAAATTGTTGTAAAAGACGAGCGCGAAGGCGAAGAAAAAGAAAAAGTCTACCATTTCGAAGGCGGCATAAAGTCGTACGTCGAACATTTAAATAAATCAAAAGATCCTCTTCATGAAGAAGCTATTTTTGTTGAAGCGGAAAGAGATGGCATTACCGTTGAAGTTGCGATGCAATACAATGCGGGCTATGCAGCCAATATTTTCTCTTTTGCCAATAACATTAATACGCACGAAGGCGGAACACATGAATCTGGATTTAAAACGGCTTTGACACGCGTGGTCAATGATTATGGCCGTAAAAAAGGCATGTTAAAAGAACAAGATCTTAATTTGACTGGAGACGACGTGCGTGAAGGGTTAACAGCCATTATTTCGGTTAAACATCCAGACCCACAATTTGAAGGTCAAACAAAAACCAAATTGGGCAATACGGAAGTTAGCACCATCGTCAATAATTTGTTCTCAAACGGATTTGAACGATTCTTATTAGAGAATCCTGCTGTTTCGAAGAAGATTGTTGAAAAAGGGATTATGGCTTCTCATGCACGAATGGCCGCTAAAAAAGCGCGTGAATTCACACGCCGTAAATCGGTGCTAGAAGTATCGAGTCTTCCAGGGAAACTTGCTGATTGTTCATCGCGTGATCCAAAAATCAGTGAAATTTACATCGTTGAGGGTGACTCGGCTGGTGGATCGGCTAAATCAGGCCGTGATCGTCATTTCCAAGCAATTTTACCGTTGCGCGGAAAAATTTTAAACGTTGAAAAAGCACGACTGGACCGTATTCTAACTAACGATGAAATTCGCAATATCATTACCGCATTAGGTACTGGAATCGGCGAAGAATTCAACCTTGAAAAAGCTCGTTACCACAAAATTGTTATTATGACAGATGCCGATGTTGATGGAGCGCACATTCGTACATTGTTGTTAACATTCCTTTTCCGTTATATGCGTCCATTGCTTGAAGCTGGTTATATTTATATTGCTCAGCCCCCATTGTTCCAAATCAAACAAGGGAAGCATGTGGAATATGTCTACACAGACGCCCAGCTAAAAACGGCACTAGAAAACTTATCTCCAACGCCAAAACCAAATATTCAGCGCTATAAAGGGTTAGGAGAAATGAATGCAACACAATTATGGGACACAACAATGGATCCAGATGTTCGTACGTTGTTGCAAGTCACATTAAACGATGCGATGGTCGCAGACGAAACTTTCCATATTTTAATGGGGGACGAAGTTGAACCACGCCGTAATTTTATCGAAGAAAATGCGAAATACGTTAAAAACTTGGACGTTTAA
- the yaaA gene encoding S4 domain-containing protein YaaA, giving the protein MREIGIETEYITLGQLLKMTDTISSGGMAKWFLSEHEVFVNGEAENRRGRKLRASDLVNIPGFGDFRIVTAEGMSFDAD; this is encoded by the coding sequence TTGAGAGAAATCGGGATTGAGACTGAATATATAACATTAGGACAATTGTTAAAAATGACGGATACAATAAGTTCAGGCGGAATGGCCAAATGGTTTTTAAGTGAGCATGAAGTTTTTGTCAATGGTGAAGCTGAAAATCGTAGAGGACGCAAGTTGCGTGCAAGCGATCTTGTAAATATTCCAGGGTTTGGAGATTTTCGTATCGTGACGGCTGAAGGCATGAGCTTCGATGCGGATTGA
- the recF gene encoding DNA replication/repair protein RecF (All proteins in this family for which functions are known are DNA-binding proteins that assist the filamentation of RecA onto DNA for the initiation of recombination or recombinational repair.) — protein MRIDRLELVNYRNYESLELEFSPEINVFIGENAQGKTNVMESLYVLSMAKSHRTSNDKELIRWDADYGKIKADVFRKYGKLPLEISLSKKGKKAKVNHLEQRRLSDYIGQLNVVMFAPEDLHLVKGSPQVRRRFIDMEIGQISPVYLHDLVNYQKLLKQRNHILKQHYGKQTINDVMFDVYTEQFIEAAVKIIRKRYQFMELLQKWAEPIHHGISRGLEQLQIRYQPISGLKPEWTPEEMASFLEQKLIEVRKREIERGVTLVGPHRDELQFFVNGYDVQTYGSQGQQRTTALSLKLAEIELIKQEVGEAPVLLLDDVLSELDDYRQSHLLNTIKGSVQTFVTTTSVEGIQHETIQNARLFEVSHGTVTK, from the coding sequence ATGCGGATTGACCGCCTTGAGCTTGTCAATTATCGAAACTACGAATCATTAGAACTGGAATTTTCTCCAGAGATTAATGTGTTCATAGGAGAAAATGCGCAAGGCAAAACCAATGTCATGGAATCTCTGTATGTTTTATCTATGGCAAAATCGCATCGCACGTCTAATGACAAGGAATTGATACGTTGGGATGCTGATTATGGTAAAATTAAAGCTGATGTTTTCCGGAAATACGGCAAACTGCCCCTGGAAATCTCTTTGTCAAAAAAGGGAAAGAAAGCGAAAGTCAATCATTTAGAACAACGTAGGTTGAGTGATTATATTGGCCAATTAAATGTTGTCATGTTTGCTCCAGAGGATCTTCACCTTGTAAAAGGAAGTCCACAAGTGCGCAGACGTTTTATCGACATGGAAATTGGGCAGATCTCTCCCGTCTATTTGCACGATCTAGTAAATTATCAAAAACTCCTCAAACAAAGAAATCATATATTGAAACAACATTATGGAAAACAAACAATCAATGACGTCATGTTCGATGTGTATACCGAACAATTTATCGAAGCAGCCGTCAAAATTATCCGCAAACGGTATCAGTTTATGGAGCTTTTGCAAAAATGGGCTGAACCAATTCATCACGGCATTTCTCGGGGGCTCGAACAACTTCAAATCCGCTATCAACCGATTAGCGGTTTAAAGCCTGAATGGACGCCTGAAGAAATGGCGTCTTTTTTAGAGCAGAAACTGATAGAAGTCCGCAAACGAGAAATAGAACGTGGCGTGACACTTGTCGGACCTCATCGTGATGAACTGCAATTTTTTGTGAACGGCTACGATGTTCAAACTTACGGTTCACAAGGACAACAGCGCACAACTGCTTTATCGTTGAAATTGGCCGAAATTGAGCTGATCAAACAAGAAGTTGGAGAAGCACCTGTGCTATTGCTCGATGATGTACTTTCTGAACTCGATGATTACCGCCAATCACATTTATTAAATACGATTAAAGGCTCGGTCCAAACTTTTGTTACCACCACGAGTGTTGAAGGTATACAACATGAAACAATTCAAAACGCGCGTCTTTTCGAAGTTTCACACGGCACTGTAACAAAGTGA